The following DNA comes from Erigeron canadensis isolate Cc75 chromosome 3, C_canadensis_v1, whole genome shotgun sequence.
attttgaaacGTTTAAtcgaaatcgtttgtacttttagcatccttgtgataatcaaaacatacttcttgaatcatttctcaggtaacaacaacatttgataGGTTTTTGAGCAAATTAAgaatgtactttttcaagttcatgttcttgatgatttggtccaatttttgaatgaaaattgtgttaaatgttaatgggtttgtgtctaaatgtgtttaataacatttgtatGAACAGATTTGGGTcctaacatgctttaatctacaaaactcatttttggaaaataaaggtacaacttgttcttgaaggtCACGACTTGTTCACGTTATATTTGAtcttaaaatcattaaaaatgttATTAGATAATGTTATTGAGTATATTGGTACTAGTGCTATGTCCAAACAAGTCCTGAAAATCGATCTAGACATTCATTATGGTGCTCGTGCTTGTTCAGCTTGTTCTTGAGTCTAAAACGATCCTTCAAGGATCGTATTAAGGCTGTTCTTGAGGTAGGAcaatctcctcaagatcgtctcagctctttgaacctaaaacgatctcctcaagatcgtctcaggtttttggtgtgtttggttgttcattcgaagttgttgtgattgggaatcactcACTTCTTGGGTAATtgatcttctagattggttttgctcaaacaattGTTCTTGAACTAGAAATGATCGTGTACCCTTGTTTTTGCTCTTGAATCATGAGACGATCCTCTCAAAGTCGTCCCATTCCCCTGAGTTCAATACGATCATCTCCAAAACGATTCTAAGTCCTGAGTTCAAAATGATCTTGTCATTGTCTCAAGACGATCTTGTCGTGTGCACCAAAACGATCTTCATTTGTTCCAAAACGATCTTGTCATATGTTCCAAAACGATCTTGTCATATGTTCCAAAACGATCTTGTCATTTGTTCCCAAAACGATCTTGTCATTTGTTCCAAAACGATCTCGTCACTTAGGTGATTATGTCATTTGTTCCTAATATGACTATCTCCATATTCGTATCATTTCATGGGCTATAATACGATCTTGTGCACTCAGAAAATAAAATGATCATGTTCCTATAACTTAAGTCGACTAGATCTTGTACTTAACCACTAGACCAGTTCTTAGCTTCATTACCTTGCAATAATATACACTAAAGGGTGTATAAACATGTCAAGGCTAGCCCGTAACTCGAATCCTAGCTAAGGTCATTGCTCAATCCTTGACCAAGTATATTAAGTCATAATTCATCTTAATCATTAAAGTGCAAGTTCTATGAACAACCACACtaagttcttaaggctaaagatcattattaaagacatgttaaaCTAATTAAGATTATAATAACATGCGTGCGAGTTCAAAGATGTTCAGATCGAGTTGGACTCAAGTACCTAAGTTCATTCAAACccattttgagtcaaaacgttcaaggaTCATCAAgggccaaatcatcagttcatcaagaacatttcaatgattaattaatcacatgaactaatatgtGCGCTTATtcatgatcaatgacttgtacttaggcttccatcaagttgtgcttggattttgatagatataacttattTATCTCTGTGCTAGTTCTCTGTACTTACAAACTGTGCTtctaccagatcactgtgagttcactaattttcctttcgtacattttgttcaagttcatTTATcagggactgaaaagcatgaaaactattatgtacttatatatacgttcttgaactattttacgtactattTGATGATCTTATGAGATACTAATGATATGATTCTTAACTATTTAAAAagggtatttaagtcttgaatgggcaagatccttaaatacacttatactactgtacttgttCTTTACCATGTTCAAGttcttacttgttcttgttcagttCTTATTCACTGCTATCAGTTTATATCCCCCAGTTCAGGgattgaaccgtaggtaattatggacagcgctgtttagggtaggcccaccctcattctccgtaGTCCTGGAATatgcatattatctgttctTGTTCTGATCTAGGTCTTACTGGACTTACTTGATTATTATGAGCATATATTCGCATTATAGTTCAGTTTTGGCCAATCAGGTTAGCAGTGACAATACATTTACAGTTCATTATTTGTTCTTATACTGCCCctactattacaaagtactttggTTAAATGTATAGATCTTATGACCTTGTTCATACTTTTATACTAaatagtactttatgtgaatctcaccaactacttttgtagttgaccttttgaacttacatgatTTTCAGGCTAAGATAGTAGAActcttagcataggagtcttcctctttTAAGCTCATCTCATTTGGCGACTATTCGAGCATTCAAGACCAGGAGCTGTGAAGACTTTCCTTTGCTTATTTAATTCAAGACTTCGGTACtttaagacaattgttctgtcttttgaatattaacTATTCTAGGTATACTCCGTATTCTGTAATAACTATTATACTACTCctctttttaatgttattgggctgtgttggaacttgtgctatgtgcaattgtgcttatctttacatcccgtatattccgctttagcggggtgttacagttggtatcagtagccatggttatagtgaacaccgagCTTTTTCCTAAGAAAAACTCGAGCTATAACTTGAATCCACTCTGAGGTGATCCTTTATACGACCGGTTTGAGTAGTAAGTACTCCTACCCTAATTAGACgtaacctgatcaactacgTCTAATTACGGATGGAGTACCCAGGACTCAAAGTGTGTCATTAAAGGCGTCATCCATTTCTTAGAGCTCTACTAAGAACTTCGTGCAATCTCGTTCTTCGGTCATATCAGTCCTAGTTCACTCGTTCTCTCAAGACATACGTTCTGCTGCTACGATTATAAGCCTTAGAGCTTATACGACTATAGATCCTTATCGTACGACTGACGACTGTTCTTGTTCATATATTGTGCTAACGACGATTATTTATTAACATACTACGTGCTTGGAGCTATAGACTTGTGCGAAACGTAATCGAGTTCATATTTCTATCTTATTAGGGGCATAAGGAAGAATGTCGTCTAAATGTGGACGAAAAGCTAAGGCTGCACCAGCTGTCGAACCTACTGAACCTGGTGCTAATGCTAATGTCAACTTTACCTTGGAAGAGGTAGCAAACCTCATCACTGGCCGCATGAATGCGATGATGCCAAATCTTGCTACTCAAGTTGCTCAAATTCTGGAAATCTCACTAACTGAAGGTACTAGAACTACCAGAACCACCAGAGTCACTCAGAATAGAAGGACTCAAGAAGAACCTGAACAGAACCAGGAAGTGAACAGTGATTCTAATGGAGCTAGTCAGATCAACACTCGAGCTACCACTGAAGGCAGAGTCACCCGAAGCAGAGGGTGTCTATTCAAGACCTTCACTCAGTGCAAACCCCCAGTCTACACAGGGGAGAAAGGAGCTGCAGAACTGTTGATGTGGTTCGAGAATATGGAAGAGGCCCTGTACCACACTGAAACTTCTAAAGATAAGATGGTGGAGCACTTGACCAGCCAATTCGATGGAGCTGCTAGGTCCTGGTGGACTGGCATCGTTACCACTATTGGCAGGAAACCCACTTATGCTTACACCTGGGAAGAACTTCAAAAAATGATGAGAGCTGAATTCTGTACTAAGGATGCATTGCATGAATTGGAACAAGAGTTTTGGGACCTGAAGATGGAAGGTTTGGAGATCGAGAAGTATATTTTGAGGATCAATGAGCTTGCCAGAATGGTACCACATTTGGCTTCTACTGAAGAGAAGAGAATCTATCGTTTCATTTGGGGCTTGATTCCGGAGATTCGCCGTGACCTCACTAGTAAAGGCCCTAAGACCATGTCAAGAGCAATTGTGCTGGCTAAGACCTTGACCAAAGACATAATCAGATCAGGAGGTTTGACTGAAAATGATGATAAGGGGAAAAGGAAGGCTGAAGAAGTAGTGAAGAAGAAAGTTGAACCCCCATGCAAGAAGAGGAAGACCTTGAAGAACTATGCGGTGACCACAACGACTGAACCGACAAGGTACTCTGGAGCTTATCATAAGTGCACTCGCTGCAATCTGCATCACACTGGTGCTTGTCCTGTCTGCTATAAGTGCCAAGGAATTGGACACATGGCCACATACTGTAATGCTATTGCAGCAAATCTGATCAGGAACAACCCACCGCCAGTCAACAGGAATCCACCAGTCAAGAATGCCAGACCTCCACTACCACCTGCTGCCCCAGTTCAAAGGAACCAAAACCAGAACGCCCAAGTTCAGCGTGTTGCTTATCCACGCGGGCCCAGGAACCAGAACCAGCAGACCAATCAGCAACAGCAAAACCCGCAAGGTCAAGCTAACGCCCGTGTTTTTGCTTTGAATGCTGAGGAAGCTCGTTAGAACCCTcgggttgtgacaggtacttttcttctgaacGATCATTATGCTTCCGTACTATTTGACTCCGGTGCTGAACGTAGCTTTGTTGCATTAGACTTTAAAGCTAAGACTGACATGATAACTGGCAAACTAAATGACAAATATGTGGTAGAGTATGCAAATGGCCAAAAGTACGGTACCAACGAAATTGCTCTAGATTATCCTTTGACCTTAGTAGACAAGAACTTTACAATTGATCTAATCCCTGTCAAAATTAGTAGCTTTGACATTATCGTGCGAATGGATTGGCTATCCAAACACCGCGCGACTATTTGTTGCCACGAGAAATCAGTTCATATACCGCTCTTGAACGGCGAGATTTTAATTATGCAAGGCAACAAGTCCACGAACGAACTTAAGATCGTCACAGCCATGAAATTCCGTATGTACTTGGACAAGAAAGATCATCTAGTGTACCTAGCTCACGTCATCGATAAAAGtgctaaagaaaagaaagttcaAGACATCCCTATTGTACGGGACTTTCCAGATGTTTTTCCTGACGACTTACCAGGTATCCCACCTGTTAGACAAGTTGAGTTCAATATTGATAAGCACCGTATCGTTTAGCTCCTCCTGAAATTGATAAAATGTAGAAAAGTTCGTGTTACAGTGTGAAAGTTAGGTGTTCATCAATGGAGGTTAGTGTGTGTTTGtctgtgttcttgagagagaaagatgtgtgtgtgttttgattcAATCCGTGAAATGTTAATCTGTTACTGAAAAATTATCAAAGGTTTTCAAAGGTTACAAGTAATAAAGgattgaggggtatttataccacatggaaaacttacaaaagctccccctcttttcttgtaagaactccaagtgtctttccaatacttctttGGGATAAAGTGCCAATTATCTCCCTCAGGACGATCATCTggcaatctgatattatcttgaaagttgACTGGAGGAATATTGTGTAGACCATGCTtatgacttggattccaaagaacccatgttCCAGTCTCAGTATGTCTAACACCTTCTTGAGCCTTTGGAGTTCTTTCAACAATGAGATCTCTTACTCTCTGACGTATCTCTATAACATCTTGGATACGTTTGATATGGTTCTTCCTCTGCAACTTGATGTttacatcttcatcatcatcagctgCTTCATCCAATACATTCAGAATACACAAGCAATAATTCAAAGTACCATCTGAGTACTTAGGAAGATCTGAAGCACGAATGAAAATTCTTCTCTTTAAACGATTGATGAAGACGAATCCATCCAACTCTTCAATAGAATCACCAATCTGATACGAATCGAGCTCATAACCTCCAGCCCTTTGATTTGGTCTTGTGAGATTGATTCTTCTAGTCCTTCTCTCCAAACCAATTTGAAAGTCATTAAACTCGTAGAATCTGATCACAACTTGTAAATGGCTCTTCAATGCTTCATATGCTATGAGTTGATCAGGATTCTTGATTATCAGATAGGCATATTGCTTGTAGAGGAATAGAATGTCTGAGATCTTCAATTGTTGAAATGACTCTTCTTGAAGCATATACATACAGCCATCAGCTCTGCGAACTTCAAAGTGAACAAGCCTCATACCAGGAGCTATCTCAGGAACAAACATCCGTTTTACTTCAATGATTGGTAGATCAAATTGCTTAAACCACCATTTATGTCTCACCACATTTACAGCATTCATTAACTCCATGTATCTGTCTCTTTGATCATTGCGATGAAAcaaaaagaatgctctcaaccggTTCAAGGTCATATTCAATCTTTCATTAGAAGTGCAGAAGATCTGaaaagctctttcttcaagatatCTGGCTCTACACATAATCTCATCAGGTTTTCCACAATCTGCTCATTGTTTTCCACAAAGTATCCTTCATTTATTTGCCAAATTCTTCTGCTTGAGATTCTTGGATGAATAACTCCTTGTGCAAGCTCATTTGGAGTTTCAAGATTCTCTGGATTGCTCAAATGATAGACAGTTTCTTCAAATATGTCTTTACCATAAGTTTCTTGTTGAGATTGAACTGGAGCATCATTAGGATCACTAGAATCAGATGATTCAGACTCACTTTTTTCAGCTTGAAAAGGATCATGATCACTTGATTCATCAGAAGTGGTGGAGTAATACTGAGAAATATCTTGAACAAGTGGTGGAAGTGGTAGATCATCAATTGGTAGTTCATCTGAATCTGATTCATTGACATGAGATGTAGAAGTAGCTTGAGTTTGTTCTTGATTCACATCTTGTGGATTTTGTTCTTGACCAATTTGTTCTTGAGTTTCATGACCCTCTTCGATATCTctaatattctccccctcgggttgatcatcaggatcttgatcTTCCCGACTTCTTGAGATATCGACCAATCTGCATTGTTGGTCAAGCTCGCGAACGCTTTTCTGTAAagcttcaacttcagcttgCTTTGTTCTttcagtttcttgatgtgatAGATAAGCTTGAAGTGAATGAAAGATTGTTCTTTTGTGAGATGTGAGATTTGGTTCTTCAGAACTCAACCTATTCATGAGAGAAACAATTAAAGTGTCGGTTGGGAGACCACTGGTGGCAAGTCGGTTTGGTGAACAATCACTTAAGTATTCAGTGGATGTAGATGATTCAGAAGAggaagaacttgaagaagaatgatgaggtGAACTTGGATCAGGAATTGATTGATTGAGTGGAGTTGATGAAGTTATTGGTTGACTTGTTGGAGGAGTACTTTGAATTGATgggggtgttgttgttgttgatggaaATGTAGATACTACTGGAGTACGAATTACAAGAGCACCTCCAGTACGCAATCTCGGTGGTGATCTTGTTTCAGTGACAGGAAGTTTACCGGTTATTACATTTCTTGCTATGAGGAGTTCACTTCGTTGACCCTCCTCAATCCCTTCAACAAACTGGGATACTAATCTTTGAGTTTCAGGAGGAAGAGGAATATCAGAATCTGGCATTGCAGTAGCCTCAAGTGAGTCTACCAAGTGACCCGAAAACATCATTACTgtctcaggatttcctgttgatTCAAGAGAATGAataacagttgatgattcggcttcacaacctgAATCTCGTAGGAAAGAAAGGTAAATAACTCCGGTGTCACTTAGACTTGCCGTTATGCCTAAGGCATGAAGAGCAGACACAACAGATTGAGCTCTAAGGAACTCATACTATCGTACAGCCAATCTAGCCACTAAggcgccttcgttcaaagctggcgtgatgttagcaatggaaggacttccaaacaatcctcgagagggcacaAAAGCCAATCTCTCTATATTTGTACCGGCaacatcacctagatgtgcatATGGGATCACAAACGGTGCAAAATGTATCCTAAGTTGGGTTCTAGACGAGAGTGCAGAAATGAAGTCCAAGAGAGGAGCAGGTGTCTCTTGTgtttcaacattcacagactctgaaggagaatggaatggagtacgCGGATTTTGCTCGTGCAATGATGAGACGTCAGGCTGTTGAGAGACTTTCGAATGGCTTACGGAGGTTTGACCTTgcgagagttgggagctctcgaCTTCTATCCTAGGTACCCGGCGTTTATAAATGTTTTGAACTAAGtggaggccaacgttttctttttgcctttctcctagcccggacctcttaACCTCTCGGGTATTTTCAACTCCCCCCTCATTTCCTCCTTGTCCTTCCGGAATATCCattacatcatcagcaaatttATTTGCAGTTTCATCATCAAAGTCAGTTTCATTTGAGTCATGTGCATCTTCAAATCTTGATCTCTTAAAGTTTTTCTGAATGTTGACAGGAATTGATTTTCTTCGATTTTGAAAATATGTTGGTGTTGGTGATAATGgaagtgaagaagatgaaggaattTGTGAGATGATGGTTTGAGATTGCGATGGTTCCATGGTTGGTGGAATTGGTGAATTGAATTCAGGAAGTGGTGAGGATTGATGAATAGGCATTTGAGGTGATTTtggtgttgatgatgatgaagatgaagttgaTGAATGTTGAGGTGACGGTGTTTTTGGTGAAGATGATCTCAATGAAGATGTTTTCGGTGGTGGAGATCTAATTGGTTTTGGAGACCCAACAATTGACACTGTCTCCTCAGAAGATGCAGGCGAAGAAGATTCAACAggagctttttctttcaatttctttGACAAACTTCCCTTCTTCTTATTTTGAAATACTTTCTTGCTTAATTTCAGCTCAAACTTTTGCTTTTTCATCACTTTTCTCTTCTTTGGCTCAATAGAACTGG
Coding sequences within:
- the LOC122591554 gene encoding uncharacterized threonine-rich GPI-anchored glycoprotein PJ4664.02-like, which encodes MKKQKFELKLSKKVFQNKKKGSLSKKLKEKAPVESSSPASSEETVSIVGSPKPIRSPPPKTSSLRSSSPKTPSPQHSSTSSSSSSTPKSPQMPIHQSSPLPEFNSPIPPTMEPSQSQTIISQIPSSSSLPLSPTPTYFQNRRKSIPVNIQKNFKRSRFEDAHDSNETDFDDETANKFADDVMDIPEGQGGNEGGVENTREVKRSGLGERQKENVGLHLVQNIYKRRVPRIEVESSQLSQGQTSVSHSKVSQQPDVSSLHEQNPRTPFHSPSESVNVETQETPAPLLDFISALSSRTQLRIHFAPFVIPYAHLGDVAGITASLSDTGVIYLSFLRDSGCEAESSTVIHSLESTGNPETVMMFSGHLVDSLEATAMPDSDIPLPPETQRLVSQFVEGIEEGQRSELLIARNVITGKLPVTETRSPPRLRTGGALVIRTPVVSTFPSTTTTPPSIQSTPPTSQPITSSTPLNQSIPDPSSPHHSSSSSSSSESSTSTEYLSDCSPNRLATSGLPTDTLIVSLMNRLSSEEPNLTSHKRTIFHSLQAYLSHQETERTKQAEVEALQKSVRELDQQCRLVDISRSREDQDPDDQPEGENIRDIEEGHETQEQIGQEQNPQDVNQEQTQATSTSHVNESDSDELPIDDLPLPPLVQDISQYYSTTSDESSDHDPFQAEKSESESSDSSDPNDAPVQSQQETYGKDIFEETVYHLSNPENLETPNELAQGVIHPRISSRRIWQINEGYFVENNEQIVENLMRLCVEPDILKKELFRSSALLMKD